The genomic stretch AAGCTCAAGACCtaattaattcaatataTAGAATAGAAATCCTTGATCGGTAGTAGAAGTATACGTTTGAGTTAGCCGTACTagctttttctttaacCTCTTCTCATTACCTATGTGAAGATTTTTCTGGAGTCTAATGGATCACGTGATAATGGTGAAACTAAgaatttttataaaaaacGATGCCACCTAACGAACGGCAAGGTATTTTTGCTCAAcctttattatttttagatGTTTTGTATCCATATAATTACAAAAATCCATCAAAGATACACGTACTATAATGTATTACAAATGAGAAGATTTCATTGGGTaaaaattaacaaaaacaattcgAATATATCGGCAAAGTGTTCCAAGAAAGTTTTTGTGTGGTGTTAACAaaccgaaaaaaaaatttgtttaatcCTGAGCAATCAGATTCTTGGCCGAGATGGAAACATGGATTCCTTATCTATGAGCATTTTATGCAgatgttttcaataatcttacgattaattgttttgaGCAGATTTTCTGTGGTTATTCGCCTCAATTTACAGTTTATATACCCAACGAGAAACATGTCTTAAGAGCTTTGTagacaaatcaaaattgcTCGTCAAACTCCGTAAGTCAAATTAATTCTGGAAACGGCTATTAGAGAAAATGAATGGATCGATTTTACTCGTCCAGAAGTAAGAATTTgtatttcaattgtaattCAGTAATCCCGTtctgaaattgataatttttcttgacaTTTCGGAAATGTAGATAGAGATAAGCTAAAAAACCTAAATGATATCCAATTACAATTTTGCcaattatcatcaaattgCTAAGACGGTGATTGTTATTGTGCTAGAAGTGAGAATACACTATCACCCATCTAACCCTTTTCCTATCTATAATTTCTTATTTACGTACAATATCACATGTGTATTTTTTGGTACCAACTTAGCAAAATGAAGTAGAATAATACAATAGAGCTCTGCAATGATAAGAGGCATTACTATATAACTATACAAATAATGTATTGTGTGATGTCGAATAGGATTATGAAACACGAGTTTTCATTGGGTGCAAAActgataaagaaaaaaacacggagaaaagagaaaaaagagaagaaaaaaaaaacactgCCACAAAAGAATGCGAAATTCGGTTTTGTTTGTTCAATGGGTTGACTGTCCAATTAAAACTGTTTAAATTCTGCTTACATTTTATTCTCGGTTTTGTGGTGGCATTTTAAATTGCACGCAAAATATTTACCATTTCTACGTCCATAAGgaacgacaacaacaataattaatatgTATGAAAGTTACAAATTAGATAGAAACCTTTACCGAGAGTGATCGGCTGACTTGTATTTTTAGCAGAAGTTTCCTCTTGAAATGCATGTTTAAATTTGACACATTTTCCTTtgccttttttttttgctttttacCTTTCTATATATAAGGTGATATTATACTTCCttataaattttattattcacTACTTCACTAATTTTCCTGTGTTAGTTTACATTTTTACACACACAAATATACATACACATTTTTATTCAACCCACCAACAAAGACTTATACAAGACAGCTCAACTATGATCATGACCACTATACCAGTTAAGAATCgtttgaaattaataataccaCAACCGCCTAAAGGTGGCAGAATACTAAAAACATGTACCAGATGTCGACGTCATAAAACCAAATGTGATGCACAAGATACCAACCCTTATCCATGTTCACATTGtttcaaaagaaatttggATTGCACATTGGAAACCATATCGAAAACTGGTGGCAAAATAACTTCATTGGATGTTGTAGAAAGGTTATCTGTTCAAGTGACCGATTTAAAAGAAGTTTTGGataacatcatcaatagAAGAAACCAAATGGTTGAATTGTTGATTCAAAGAGGTAAACTGTTGGAAAactttgatgatgatataaaTTCAACTACCACATCAATACCAGAACCACCAAAATTGGATAGCCCCAAAGTATATACCCCACCAGTAGCTGAAATACAGTCATGTATATCTACACCTGCTCTTTCACCAGAAGTTTTCCCTTCCAAAGCTGATTTTGAAAGTCCTGCCAGtaattcaaaattcatTATAGCATGtaacaaacaatttaaaGCGGTTACCCTTACCCATAAACAAGCATTAAAACATTTCACCAATTatgaaaacaatttcaatcattATCTACCTATTTTCCCACATGAATTCTTTACAAGTTTAGATTTGGTGGCGTTTCATAAAGAGAATGAATTGTTATTTTGGTGTATTATGTTGACGTCActtttgaatcaaaaacaaatgtaTCATGAATACCAATGCTTGGCTGAACATGTTAAATATCTTGTTGTTAAAAAATGTTGGCTAAATACTCCAAGGTCAGTATATgtaatttcatcattattgattttgacaACATGGCCACTaccaaattataaaaacaatattgaAGACAATATATCCGTCAAATTCATATCGACAatgaaatcattatcatatCAATTTGGGTTACACAAGTTGGAAttcattaatgaatttagtcataaaacaaaaatgaatttatcacaagaaatcaattccaataatttaattagggaaagaatttataaatttgttaatgtggtttcaaattattggaTGATTAATTTAGGTATTTCCAATAATAACTATAATGGGTTCACTCAAGAttatataatcaataaagCATCAAACATTGATATCTATAAAATggatgaatttgatgaacCTGATCAATATATTAATTGCATGTTGAAGATATCCATGATTCAATCTAAACTAAATGAAAACATGAACAATCTAATTGGTGATTCAAATGAATCGATCTTGCTATTACCTAATCAAGCTAATACTtctaaattaatcaattttaatatgtttgaaattattatcaatgatttaaataaattaaaattggaaaatattgattctattcataaagatttaattgatatttctaTATATTATTCCAAATTACAACTTTTCATTTACTCAATGTCATATTCGGAAATATCATTCACAgaatatcaaatttatttaagtaaattgttgaaagtttgtttccaaatcatagaattaattgattcaatacctaatttcaatttacaacaaatgccaatattttataaattcCCTATAGAATTAACTATTTTGACATTATtaagaatttttaaatctCCTGTGTTGAATACTGTTGAAGATTATAagattattaaaaataatggaTTTGCTAAATTGTTTAAACTCCTATTTAAAGATAATAATTGGAAGTTTGTGAATATCaagatttggaaaattattgaaaaattcaatcaattggatAATATGTTTATATTAGGAAATCAAGGAAActctttcttcttgattgataaaatgaagaattatcTTGTTGGTAGTTTAAATTATGAGTTAATATGGTTGATCtataaaaatcaaagaaattcTACACAAACGCTagaaaatcaacaatatcaagaacctaatttatcattttatAATCCCCATGTCattgaatatttgaaatctaATGAATCTATATTctgaaaaaacaaaaatagcTATATAgtttaatgaaaaaaaaaagaactaaTCTACAGTTTTCCTATTTTCTATCTATCCATTGAGCATTTAATATCTTGTTAAACACAAATGgttttgaaataataaatccaGCAAATAATACCACAATAGTAATCagcaatttgattttatcaaaacctttattcaataaatcaaatgacGATGAAGGTTGAATCACACtacaaaattgattttcattattaaaataacaaatcactgatgttgattcaaataatgTCGGTTTCACAAGTATGGACCCTTTAGCACCAGCATCATTACCGCtgtttaattgatatttatgATTCAAAACTTGGAATGTTGTTTTAGCAATTATTGGATCATAAGGTACCATGTTAAAATCATTACCATAATCAGCAGCTTTAACTTCATGTTCTGGTCTTCTACTAttcaaaatgaatttaggaatttcaatcaaactTCCCAGTTCGGTGAGTGCAACTATAGATTTGAGGGTAATACCATATAAAGATCTAGTTGATTGCAATTGTACAATACGTTCTGGATAAATAAATGACTTAGTGGATACTTTATCGATTGTTTTCAGCGAGGCGATCCCAGAAGCATCAGATGAAAATTGAGCgtcaaataaatcaacaacatttaTTCTCTGTTCAAGTCTTGGTTCACTGGTGAAATAAGAATACACAATCCAATTATCATCCATAACAAGACTTATCGAATCAAGATCCACGGTTTCTGAAGTATCATGAGTATAAGAATATAACAAGTTCCCCGTGATTCCATCTATCAAATGAAACTTTAATGATTTTCCAAAAGTCAACAATGAAATGGTGTTTGGATTCAAGTATTTATACAATACCGATTTATCAGCTAATGGAATCcccaaagaagaagtagtAGAATCTGCAGGTATATTTTTGCAAGAAACAATGTTTTCGTCAAGTTTGAAAGACCATGTCTTTTTAGAATCTAAGGAACCTGCTGGAATAACAAATCCAGCAACTTCATCACTGCTAATAACTTTCTTGAAAAATGTATTTGTATCAACTGGTGCTGATAATTGGAATCCGtgtttgttttcaaatccCAAAACACCTTTCACATCAAATACATCAAAAAATCCAGAATCGTTTGAGGTTTTGTTAACGATTAATCCATCAGCAGTGTTAATTTCtatgattgttgatttgaagATTCCAATAATGTTCCCATTTCTAATTTGACGCAATGTAATAAAATCCCCTTCAATTGGTAATTCCCAAGAAATTTCAAagttatttgattttacaGCAACAAACTTTTTGTATTCTTCATCATAAAACACAATTAATTTGACAAatccaattgattcatttgaagtaaacaaatttttataGTTAAATGACGAAATAAATTTGCCAAGCTCAGCCAAGTGTCTTGTAACTCTACGAATCCAATTTGTTAAAACATATACACCATCACCTTCATGAAGAATCAGTTCAAGTTCATGTTTGATGCTCTCTGATTCGGgttcatcaacaataatgtATTTGTTAGCCTTTGAGGAGTATTGATGGAACTGTGGATAAATAGACTCTACTTTAGAACCATCAAATAAACTGTATACTTCTCCAACCAATTGGTCATTGATCAACAaaagattcaattgatctttGTTTATAGAAACAAGCAGGTGTGGGAAATCCAATGACAGTTTGAGAATAAGCTGTTTGATACTTTTTGCATCTTTGGTATCAAGAAGATCTGTCAAGTCATGAACCTGTTTCAAGTTTTGATAGGACACAACAAGAAAAGCATTCAAGGGAGTAGTAAATAACTCGACTTTTGCATTTGGTTTGAGTTTGATAACTTCAAGTAATTCAGTCTTTTG from Candida albicans SC5314 chromosome 5, complete sequence encodes the following:
- the SEF2 gene encoding Sef2p (Zn(II)2Cys6 transcription factor, required for normal resistance to copper; repressed by Sfu1 in high-iron conditions; regulated by Sef1, Sfu1, and Hap43; rat catheter and Spider biofilm induced), with the translated sequence MTTIPVKNRLKLIIPQPPKGGRILKTCTRCRRHKTKCDAQDTNPYPCSHCFKRNLDCTLETISKTGGKITSLDVVERLSVQVTDLKEVLDNIINRRNQMVELLIQRGKSLENFDDDINSTTTSIPEPPKLDSPKVYTPPVAEIQSCISTPALSPEVFPSKADFESPASNSKFIIACNKQFKAVTLTHKQALKHFTNYENNFNHYLPIFPHEFFTSLDLVAFHKENELLFWCIMLTSLLNQKQMYHEYQCLAEHVKYLVVKKCWLNTPRSVYVISSLLILTTWPLPNYKNNIEDNISVKFISTMKSLSYQFGLHKLEFINEFSHKTKMNLSQEINSNNLIRERIYKFVNVVSNYWMINLGISNNNYNGFTQDYIINKASNIDIYKMDEFDEPDQYINCMLKISMIQSKLNENMNNLIGDSNESILLLPNQANTSKLINFNMFEIIINDLNKLKLENIDSIHKDLIDISIYYSKLQLFIYSMSYSEISFTEYQIYLSKLLKVCFQIIELIDSIPNFNLQQMPIFYKFPIELTILTLLRIFKSPVLNTVEDYKIIKNNGFAKLFKLLFKDNNWKFVNIKIWKIIEKFNQLDNMFILGNQGNSFFLIDKMKNYLVGSLNYELIWLIYKNQRNSTQTLENQQYQEPNLSFYNPHVIEYLKSNESIF
- a CDS encoding uncharacterized protein (Ortholog(s) have role in protein folding in endoplasmic reticulum and ER membrane protein complex localization) produces the protein MLSILWLFVSYFLCFSNAVMIDDAFGSRESINYLYGGSLNNIHLLKNNILVGTNTYNQLLGIDVLNHDSIKWKININELEKSNVISTGSHIYVYGSSQDIYQIDNLGNLEIIELGSIPKSLHDGKYGLFIIDSENVLKYYNGEFHTIDDNASSIRVDQNKGYIYLLVNDKKLIKLSKTGQVVFTTEIEVGSIKEFNKGILLTGNDQIFKFDEHDKIFKRIENDSFKNLVIVDNNLLYATLNDAVQLIHVTKNQKTELLEVIKLKPNAKVELFTTPLNAFLVVSYQNLKQVHDLTDLLDTKDAKSIKQLILKSSLDFPHSLVSINKDQLNLLLINDQLVGEVYSLFDGSKVESIYPQFHQYSSKANKYIIVDEPESESIKHELESILHEGDGVYVLTNWIRRVTRHLAELGKFISSFNYKNLFTSNESIGFVKLIVFYDEEYKKFVAVKSNNFEISWELPIEGDFITLRQIRNGNIIGIFKSTIIEINTADGLIVNKTSNDSGFFDVFDVKGVLGFENKHGFQLSAPVDTNTFFKKVISSDEVAGFVIPAGSLDSKKTWSFKLDENIVSCKNIPADSTTSSLGIPLADKSVLYKYLNPNTISLLTFGKSLKFHLIDGITGNLLYSYTHDTSETVDLDSISLVMDDNWIVYSYFTSEPRLEQRINVVDLFDAQFSSDASGIASSKTIDKVSTKSFIYPERIVQLQSTRSLYGITLKSIVALTESGSLIEIPKFILNSRRPEHEVKAADYGNDFNMVPYDPIIAKTTFQVLNHKYQLNSGNDAGAKGSILVKPTLFESTSVICYFNNENQFCSVIQPSSSFDLLNKGFDKIKLSITIVVLFAGFIISKPFVFNKILNAQWIDRK